The sequence GCGGTCCAGCTTGACCGCGTACCGCTGGCGCTCCAGGCGTCGCAGGTGCCCGATGTAGAGGGTCAGCAGCGCGGCCGGGACCGCGGGGACCCACAGGAAGGCCAGACCGGCCACGGCCGCGACCACCGCTCCCAGCGCGAAGGCCAGGAACAGCACGGTGACCATCCGGCGCCGACGCGCCAGCAGCCGGGCCCGGCGCTCGGGGCCGCCGCCCTGGGGCGCGGGCCTCGGCTCGGCCCGGTCGCGTTCCGCCGGCCGGCCGGGCGCGGGTTCCTGCGTCCGTCCGTCGGGGACGCCGGGGACGCCTGGGGCGTCCGGGGCGTTCACGGGGTCGCCGGGGGCGGCCGCGTCCCGCTCGGGGGGGCCGTCCATGCTCTGCTCGTCGTCACGCGGTTCGTCACCCAGGGCCCGGGACGCCCGCCGCTCCAGCGCCGAACGCCCGGCCAGCAGGCGGATGGCGGTGCTGAAGCGTTCCGTCGGGCGCGCCTCGTTGAGCTCGTCCTGCCTGCGGAGCCACATCGGCACCAGATAGGCGGCCCAGGCCCCTACGATGACGGCGTAGATAAGGCCGCTACTGCTCACGATTCACACCGTACGGGCGTGCAGGAGGGGCCGGTAGCAATTTGGCACGGCGTGTCGTGTGATCAAGCTGATTCTCCGACTATTTTGCCGGTATTTGTGCCCGTCCGTCGTCGCGCCGATGCCATATCGATATTTCCATTCGAACATACATTCAATTATGCGGCCGACGGCCCGAGCTGAGGGAACGCCAGCGTTCCAGCATCCCCTCCGGGACCTCCTCGGCGGCGAGCGCGAACACCAGGTGGTCCCGCCAGTCGCCGTCGATGTGCAGATAGCGCGGCCGCATTCCCTCCGAACGGAAGCCGAGCTTTTCCACCACCCGCCGGCTCGGTCCGTTCTCCGGCCGGATGCACACCTCGATCCGGTGCAGGCCGAGAGTGCGGAAACAGTGGTCCACCGAGAGCGCGACCGCGGTCGGCATGATGCCCCGCCCGGCCACCGCCTCGTCGATCCAGTACCCGACATTGGCCGAGCACATCGACCCCCAGGTGATTCCGCCGACGGTCAACTGGCCGACCAGCCGGCCCCGGTACAGCACCACGAAGGGCAGCATCCGCCCCGCCGAGGCCTCGGCCCGCAGATAGCGGACCATCTGCCGGAAGGTCGGGCGCGGGCCCGCCGCCAGACCGGCCGGGCCGGGCGGCACGGTGGCCTCCCAGCGCCGCAGCCAGTCCCGGTTGCGGCGGCTGACCTCCTGCCACTCGCGCTGGTCGCGCGCCCTGATCGGGCGCAGCACGACGTCCCCCTCGTGGAGTTCCACCGGCCAGCCGGCGTTCAGTGCGCGCTCCCGGAAGCTGCCGTGTCGGGCCGGGGGTGGTCCCCGCCGCCGAGCTGGTCGACGGCGTGGGCGAGCAGCGGGGCCAGCACGGCCAGGCCGTCCCGGACGCCGCCGGTCGATCCCGGCAGATTGACGACCAGGGTACGTCCGGCGAGGCCGGCCAGCCCCCGGGAGAGCGCGGCGGTGGGCACCGTGTCCCGTCCGTACGCCCGGATCGCCTCGGGGATGCCGGGGATCTCCCGGTCGAGCACCCGGGCGGTCATCTCGGGGGTGAGGTCGTTCGGCGAGATGCCGGTGCCGCCGGTGGTCAGCACCACGTCGTAGCCGGCCGCCACGGCCTCCCGCAGCACCGCCTCGACCGGTTCGCCGTCCGGGACGACCCGGGGGCCGTCGACCGTGAAGCCCATCGCCCGCAGACCCTCGACCAGCAGCGGGCCGCCCCGGTCGGCGTAGACGCCGGCGGAGGCGCGGTTGGAGACGGTGACCGCGAGGGCTCTCATTCCTCCCCCTCCGGGGCGGTCCAGTCACCGCTCTTGCCGCCGGTCTTGCTCAGCACCCGGACGGACTCCACCGCGGCGCCCTTGTCGACGGCCTTGACCATGTCGATCACGGTGAGGCCGGCCACCGCGACGGCGGTCAGCGCCTCCATCTCGACGCCGGTCCGGTCGGTGGTCCTGACGGTCGCGGTGATCTCCACCGCGTCGTCGGCGACGGTCAGCTCGACCTTCACCCCGGAGAGCGCGATCGGGTGGCAGAGCGGGATCAGCTCGGGCGTCCGCTTGGCGCCCATGATCCCGGCGATCCTGGCCACGGCCAGCGCGTCGCCCTTGGGCACCCCCTCGCCGCGCAGCAGCTCGACCACCCGCGGGGACACCCGGACCCGGCCCGCCGCGACGGCGGTCCGGGCGGTCACGTCCTTCGCGGAGACGTCGACCATCCGGGCCGCGCCCTGCTCGTCGACATGGGTGAGGCGGTCGCCGGGGGGTGAGGCGGTCACGGGTGGCTCCAGGGGGCGCGCAGGTCGAATACCGCGCTACCGTACCCCCCGTCCCGGTCCCGGCGCGGGAGGGGCCGCATCGGTGGGACGGCCCCGCCGCGGCGGGGAGTTCGGCCGTGCTCAGCCGCCGAGCAGCACCACGTCGACCTCGCTGCCCGCGGGCAGCTCGGTGACGTCCTCGGGAACGGTGATCAGGCAGTCCGCCCGGGCCAGCGCCCCGACCAGGTGCGACTCCGCGCCGCCGACCGGTTCCACCAGGCCGTCCGCGGCCGAGTACCGGCCGCGGAGGAACTGCCGGCGGCCGGCGGGCGAGCGCAGCGCCACCGGGCAGTGCGCCCGGACCACCGGGCGGTGGATGTCCTCGGCGCCGAGCATCGCGCGGATCGCCGGGCGGACGAACAGTTCGAAGGAGATGTACGCGCTGACCGGATTGCCCGGCAGGGCCAGCAGCGGCACCCCGGGGCCGGGCCCGATCCGGCCGAAGCCCTGCGGCTTGCCGGGCTGCATCCGCAGCCGCCGGAAGTCCACCCCGCCGTACTCGGCGAAGACCTCCTTGACCACGTCGTAGGCGCCGACGCTGACGCCGCCGCTGGTGACGATCAGGTCGGCCCGGCCGAGCTGGTCCTCCAGCACGGCGCGCAGCCTGGCCGCGTCGTCGGGGACGCCGCCGACCCGGTAGGCGATCGCGCCGGCGTCACGGGCGGCCGCGGTGAGGGTGAAGCTGTTGGACTCGGAGATCTGCCCGGGGCCGACCGGCTCGCCGGGCTGGACCAGCTCGCTGCCGGTGGACAGCACCACGACCCGCGGGCGCGGGCGGACAGTGACGGTGGCCCGGCCGATCGCGGCGAGCAGGCCGAGCTGGGCGGGTCCGAGCCGGGTGCCGGCGGTCAGCACCCGGCTGCCGGCGGCGACGTCGCTGCCGCGGCGGCGGATGTGGGCGCCCTCGGCGACCGGGCGCAGCACCCGGACCTCCTCGCCCTCGACCGCGGCGGCCATCGCGTCGGCGGGGCGGCCGGAACCGGTGCCGCCGTCGGTCCACTCGACCGGGGCGACGGCCCCGGCGCCGGGCGGGACGGGGGCGCCGGTCATGATCCGGGCGGCCTGGCCGGGGCCCACCGCGGGGAGTTCGCCGGCACCGGCGGCGATGTCGCCGACCACGGTCAGCACCGAGGGGTACGCGGTGCCCGCGCCGACGGTGTCGGGCGTGCGCAGGGCGTAGCCGTCCATCGAGCTGTTGTCGAAGGGCGGCAGATCGCCCTCGGCGACGACGTCCTCGGCCAGCCGGCAGCCCTGCGCGTCGAGCAGCTGGAGCTCGATGGCGGGGAGCGGGCCGACGGCGGCCAGGACGTCCGCGAGGTGCTCGTCCACGGTCCACGGACCGTCCGGACGGGCACCGGGGCGGGCGGCCGGAGCCGGGTCCGCGGAGTCGTCGCAGCAGGCTGCGGGGGTGGTACCGCTCTCCGTGGACCCGGTCATGGGCGCGCTCGCTCTCTGTCGGTGTGTCAGTCCTGCAGCTCGGAGGCGACGAACTCGCGCAGCCAGGTGCGGAACTCCGGCCCGAGGTCCTCGCGCTCCGAGGCGAGACGGACGATAGCGCGCAGGTAGTCCGAGCGGTCGCCGGTGTCGTAGCGGCGGCCCTTGAACAGCACGCCGTGGACCTGGCCGCCGGTGTCGGACGGGCGGGTGGTCAGTTCACGAAGGGCGTCGGTGAGCTGGATCTCGCCGCCGCGGCCGGGCGGGGTGTCCCGCAGCACGTCGAAGACGGACGGGTCGAGCACGTACCGGCCGATGACGGCGTAGTTCGACGGGGCCTCGGCCGTCTCCGGCTTCTCGACCAGGTCGGTCACCTGGAAGACGTCCTCGCCGAAGGTGCTCGGCTTGACGGCGGCGCAGCCGTACAGGTGGATCTGGGAGGCGTCGACCTCCATCAGCGCGACGACCGAGCCGCCGAGCTCCTGCTGGACCTCGATCATGCGGGACAGCAGCGGGTCGCGCGGGTCGATCAGGTCGTCACCGAGGAGGACGGCGAAGGGCTGGCCGGCGACGTGCTGCTCGGCGACCGAGACGGCGTGGCCGAGGCCCTTGGGGTCGCCCTGGCGGACGTAGTGCATGTTGGCGAGCTCGACGGACTCGCGGACCCGGCGGAGGCGGTCCTGGTCGCCCTTGCGGGCGAGCAGCTCCTCGAGCTCGTAGGCGCGGTCGAAGTGGTCCTCGAGGGCGCGCTTGTTGCGGCCGGTGACCATCAGTATGTCGGACAGGCCCGCGGAGGCCGCCTCCTCGACGACGTACTGGATCGCCGGCTTGTCGACGACGGGCAGCATCTCCTTCGGAGTGGCCTTGGTGGCCGGCAGGAATCGGGTACCCAGACCGGCCGCGGGGACCACTGCCTTGGTGACCGGGATACGGGAGTTGGTCGTCGTCATGCGTTTACCTTACTAAGGCACGTATTTCGCCTGACCGGGCGCAGTTGACCGATGCTTGGGCAGCACGTCGCCGGACCCGGCCGCGATGGCAGGCAAGGGGGACGTGCCGGGCGGGGTGAGGGGGTCCCCTCCGACACAGGGCGACAGATTACCCGGCTTTTCCTAACGGTCACGTTCGGCTGCGAAGACTCCGTCCGGCTGCGGGGAAACGACCGCCGCCCCGGTCACCGGAACGTTTCCCGAAAGGGCCACCGGGGCGGCCGGGCGCCAGCAGTCGCCGCCCGCGGCGCGGGCGGCGGCGAGTGCCCGGTCGGCGGACCGCAGCAGGACGGCGGCGTGGGTGCCGTCCTCCGGGAGCACCGCCAGGCCGATCGCGGCGGTGAGGCCGTTGCCGTGCGGGCGGCGGTCCGCCCGCTCGCCGGAGGACCAGTCCAGCAGCAGGTGGCGGCGGACCGACCAGACCAGGCGGTCGGCGACCTGGGCCGCGCCCTCGGCCCCGGTGTCCGGCAGCACCACCAGGAACTCCTCGCCGCTGTACCGCCCCAGGGTGTCGGAGCGGCGGATCTCCATGCCGAGCCGCTGGGCGAGGTCGCGCAGCACCGTCCCGGCCCGGGTCCGGCCGTGCTCGGCGACCACCGCGTCGAAGCCGTTGATCTCCAGCAGCAGCACGGCCAGCGGACGCGGCCCGTCCTGCGGCTCGTGCTGCTCGGCCCGGCGGGCCCGGTCGATCTCCCGGTCCAGGGTGAGCTGGAGGTGCCGGTAGTTCCAGACGCCGGTGACCGGGTCGCAGGAGGCGGTGCGCTCCAGTTCGGCGTTGCGCTCCTCCAGTTCGGCGACGCGCTCGCGCAGCCCGGTCTCGCGCCGGGCCGCGCGCGCCGCGCCGCGCCGCAGCCGGACGCCGAGGACGGCGGCGCCGGCCAGCGCGGGGGCGCTCAGCACGGCCAGGGCCTGGACCAGCAGCGGGGTGGACATCGTGGGCTGCCTTCCGCGTGTCAGGCTCTGGGCGGCCCGGTCGCACAGGCGTCAGGGGTCCAGAGCGGTCGTGGTCGGAGCGATGGAGGAACGGTGGACCATCCCATGCACAACGAGAAGGGCGCGCTGAGGACACGGCTGCTGTCCGAGCGGCGGGAAATCCCGGCCGAGGAGCGGGAGCGGGCCGCCGAGGCGCTGGCCGGGCACGCCGGCGCGCTGGCGGCCGCCGCCGTGCCGGCCGGGGAGGCCGCGACGGCGGGGGCGGCGGGGGCGACGACGGGCGCGGCGGCCACGGTGGCCGCGTACGTCTCGGTGGGCACCGAGCCGGGCACCCGCCCGCTGCTGGACGCGCTGCGGGCGCGCGGGCTGCGGGTGCTGCTCCCGGTCCTGCTGGCCGACAACGATCTGGACTGGGCGGAGTACACCGGGCCGGCGGCGCTGGCCCCGGCCGGGCGCGGCCTGCTGGAGCCGGTCGGCGGGCGGCTCGGGCCAGAGGCGGTGACCGGCGCCGGGCTGGTGCTGCTGCCGGGGCTGGCGGTGGACCGGCGGGGGCTGCGGCTGGGACGGGGCGGCGGCTCGTACGACCGGGTGCTGGCCCGGCTGGAGCGGTCCGGGGCGCGGCCGGTGCTGGCGGTGCTGCTGTACGAGCACGAGCTGCTCGAACGGGTGCCGGCCGAGCCGCACGACCGGCCGGTGGACCTCGCGCTGACCCCCTCCGGCGCCCACCGGCTGGGGTGAGGCCCGGCGGGCGGGTACGGCGGGCGGGTAGTACGGCGGGCGGGTACGGCGGGGCCCCGTGCCCCCGGACGGATCCGGGGGCACGGGGCCCGGACGGCGGGCGGGCGTCAGCCCGCGGTCAGCGTCAGCTTGTGCTTGGTCGCCCGTTCGACCGCGTCCGGCGAGAAGGACCAGCTCAGCAGCTTGCCCTTGAGCCAGAGGTCGGTCTGGTCGTTGTAGTTCTCGTGGAAGGCGTGACCGGAGGCACCACCGACGATGATCCAGCGCGAGGCGTCGAGGTCGTTCAGGTCGACCACCATGCGCATCGAGGGGATCCAGTCCACCTGGTACCCGGCGGCCGCGTTCCACCCCGCCGCGTCGACCGCCGCCGAACCGCCGGAGAGCCGGTAGGGGCCCCGGTTGAGCAACTGGTGGACGACGCCCGAGCCGATCGAGGAGCTGTCCGAGCCCATGGTGCGCTCGCGCAGCTCCAGCTTGTGCAGCCGGCCCCAGCTCCAGGTGGTGATGTCCTTGGTGAGCAGCGAGGTGAGCTCCTGGCGGGCGTTGGTCATCGCCTCGCGCAGCAGGTTGTCCAGGCCCTTCTGCTCCTTGTGCTGGGAGTCGATGTACGTCCACCAGCCGCTGTCGGGCTTCTCCAGCTGCTGCCGGACGACCTCGTTCCAGCGGTCGCCGCCGTCCGGCTGGGCCTTGGCCGGGTCACGGGTGCCGCACTCGGTGACGATCTTCGACTTGCTGTCCGGCCTGGTCGGGTCGATCTGCTGGCGGACCAGCAGGCAGTTCTCCTCGGCCCGCAGGTCGGCCGGGAACTTCTGGCCGAAGGCGAGGGTGAGCAGCTGGCGCCAGACGCCGTTGTAGTAGGCGGCGGCGGCCGAGTCTGCGTCCTGGTGGAAGTTCCAGTCCTTCAGCAGGTCCTGCGCCTCGCGCACGTAGGGGTCGTCGATCTCGACCTTGAGCAGCATCGGGACCAGGGTCTTGGCCAGGATGCTGGTGTTGTCGAGCTGCATGTCCTGCATGTCGTCCGGCGAGATCTTGCCGTTGTTCTTCAGCCGGGCCTCGAGCTGGTCGGTGATCTCCTTGGCCCGGGTGCCGTACTCCCAGTCGGTGGTCAGCGCGGGCTTGTAGCCCGGGTCGACCACGGCCTGGTTGGCGGTGACGATGTAGCCGCTGCTCGGGTTGAGGCTCCAGGGCATGGCGCTGAACGGGACCGGGTCCTTCTTCCACTGGTAGGCGGAGTCCCAGCCCGGCGCCGGGTAGCGGCCGTCGCCCTTGCCGCGCACCGGGATGTAGCCCGGGGCCTGGTAGCCGATGTTCTTGGCGTCGGCGTAGACGAGGTTCTGCGACGGGACGGTGAAGTCGGCGGCGGCCTTCTGGAAGTCGTCCCAGTTCTTCGCCCGGTCGAGCGCGAAGACGGCGTCCATGGTGCGGCCCGGGATCAGCGCGGTCCACTGCAGGGCGACGCCGTAGCCGCCGGTGCCCCGGTCCGGGGCGGAGGCGCCGTTGGGCGCGTACTTGCCGACGTTCTGCTGCTCGGTGCTCGGGTCGGAGATCAGCGGGGCGCCGGTCTCGGTGGTGCGGACGGTGATGGTGCGGTCCTCGCCGCCGGCGACCTTGATGGTCTCCTTGCGGAGCTCGAACTTCTTCTCCTTGCCGTCGACCAGGTAGGTCTCGGGGCCGGTCACCTTCTCCAGGAAGAGGTCGGTGACGTCGGCGCCGAGGTTGGTGAAGCCCCAGGCGATGTCCTTGTTGTGGCCGATGACCACACCGGGCATGCCGGCGAAGGTGAAGCCGGAGACGTCGTACTGGCAGGTCGGGGAGACCGCCCGGCAGTGCAGGCCCATCTGGTACCAGACCGAGGGCAGGCCGGGACCGAGGTGCGGGTCGTTGGCCAGCAGCGGCTTGCCGGTGGTGGTGTGGCTGCCGGCCACCACCCAGGAGTTGGAGCCGATGCCCTGGCCGTTGCGGCCGAGCAGCTCGGGCAGCGCGTCGATCCGGTCGGTGACGCCCTTGAGCAGTGCCGAGGAGGCGGCGGCGCCCTGGGCGGTGCCGGCGGCGGTCCCCTGGGCGGCCGGGGCCGAGCCGTCGGCCGGCTTGTAGGAGGTGCCGTTCACGGTGCCGGTCTTCACGATCGTGCCGTTGCGCGCGTACGGGTAGTCCGGGTACAGCTCGGCGATCTTCTCCGGGCTGAAGTCCTGGGCGAGCAGCGAGCGGTCGATCTCCTCCTGGAGGTTCCCGGAGAGGTCCCAGGCCATCGCCTTGAGCCAGGCCACCGAGTCGACCGGGGTCCACTGCTCGGGCTTGTAGTCGCCGTTGACGACGCCGAGGACGCCGTACTCCACCGAGGCGGCGGAGCCGCCCGGGTGCTCGGCGAGCCAGGAGTTGACCCCCTCCGCGTAGGCCTGGAGGTTCTTCTTGGTGTCGGCGCCGAGGAGGGTGTCGAACTCCTTCTGGGCCACCTGGCGCCAGCCCATGGTGCGGATCATGGAGTCGGTGTCGACCTGGCTGTCGCCGAACATCTCGGAGAGCCGGCCCGCGGTGATGTGCCGCCGGACGTCCATCTCCCAGAACCGGTCCTGGGCCTGGACGTAGCCCTGGGCCCGGAAGAGGTCCTCGGAGGTGTCGGCGTAGAGCTGGGGGATGCCGTTGGCGTCCCGCTTCACGTCGACCGGCGCGCTCATGCCCGCCACCTTGACGCTGCCGTCGACCTCGGGGAAGGACGCGCGGACCGCGGCCACCCCCCGGTAGCCGCCGTAGCCGGCGCCGGCCACCAGCAGTACGACCAGCACGATCACGATCAGACGGGCGCGCCGGAACTTTTTCGAGCGGGGCATCTGGGTCCTTGCGGTCCTCACTGGGGGGCGGGCGGACATGTCAAGGGCACGGGGCCGTGACAGGGCACCACATTAGGCCGACTCGGCTGGCGGCCGTGCACGGGGGACGCTCACGGTGGGATCGGAGGAGGTCAGGAGGCGGCCCGAGGAGGGCCGGCGGGAGGCCGCGGGCGCGGGCCGGAGAAGACCGGAGGCGGCGGACCGGAGCAGGTCACCAGGAGGCCGGAGGCCCGGACCGAGGAAACGCGTGGCCAATGAACCTAAAGATATGGCAAAATGTTAGACTGAGTAACGATCCGCAAGGGGAGTAATTGGCGCCCCCGGTCGCCACCCCTGTCGGGACCCCGTCCGCCCCCGCCACGTCCGAGGTGCCCCTGCGTGAATGTCGACCACCTGAACCAGCTGCTGCTCGAGTTCTCCGTGATCCTGCTGATCGCGGTGGTCGCCGTGCGCGTCTCCACCAAATCCGGCCTGCCCAGCCTGCTGATCTACCTCGGCATCGGGGTGGCGCTCGGCCAGAACGGCCTCGGCGTCTCCTTCGACAACGCCGAACTCACCCAGGTGCTCGGCTACGCGGCCCTGGTGGTGATCCTGGCCGAGGGCGGCCTCAAGACCAACTGGCGCGAGGCCAGACCCGTGATGGGGGCCGCCACCGTACTCGCCACCGTCGGCGTCGGGATCAGCGTCTTCGTCACCGCGGCCGGGGCGCACTGGCTGGTCGGCCTGGACTGGCGCACCTCACTGCTGCTCGGCGCGATCGTCTCGTCCACGGACGCCGCGGCCGTCTTCTCGGTGCTGCGCACGGTGCCGCTGCCGCGCCGGCTGACCGGTCTGCTGGAGGCCGAGTCCGGCTTCAACGACGCGCCCGTGGTCATCCTGGTCGTCGCCTTCGCCGCCGTCGGCGACACGGAGCCGTGGTACGTCCTGATCGGCACGATCCTCGCCGAGCTGGCGATCGGCCTGGCCGTCGGCCTCGCGGTCGGCAAGCTCGGGGCGTTCGGCCTCAAGCACGTCGCCCTGCCGTCCTCCGGCCTCTACCCGATCGCGGTGCTGGCCCTGGCCGTGCTCGGCTACGCCGGCGGCGCGCTGCTGCACGGCTCCGGGTTCCTCGCCGTCTACGTCACCGCGGTGATCCTCGGCAACTCCAAGCTGCCGCACGGCCCCGCCGTCCGGGGCTTCGCCGACGGCCTGGCCTGGATCGGGCAGATCGGCATGTTCGTGCTGCTCGGCCTGCTCTGCACCCCCGAGTCGATGGGCTCGGCCGTGGTGCCGGCGCTGGTGATCGGCGCGGTACTGGTCTTCCTCGCCCGGCCGCTCTCGGTGGTGCTCACGCTCACCCCGTTCCGGCTGCCGCTGCGCGAGCAGGCCCTGCTCAGCTGGGCCGGCCTGCGCGGGGCGGTGCCCATCGTGCTGGCCACCATCCCGATGGTGTCCGGCGCGCCGATGGCCCAGGACGTCTTCAACATCGTCTTCATCCTGGTCGTGGTCTTCACCCTGCTCCAGGGCCCGACGCTGCCCTGGGTCGCCAAGGGCCTGCGGATCGGCGAAGGGTCGATGGGACAGGACCTCGGCATCGAGTCCGCCCCGCTGGAGAAGCTGCACGGACACCTGTTGTCGGTCGCGCTGGCGCCGGACTCCCGGATGTCCGGCGTGGAGATCGGCGAGCTGCGGCTGCCGACCGGGGCGGCGGTCACCCTGGTGGTGCGGGAGGGCAGCAGCTTCGTGCCCGACAAGGCGACCGTGCTGCGCGGCGGGGACGAGCTGCTGGTCGTCACCACGGACGAGGTGGGCGAGGCGGCCGAGCGGCGACTGCGGGCCGTGGACAAGGGCGGCAAGCTGGCCGACTGGCTGCACGGACGCAGGACCTGAAGGTCTCGCCCGGAGTTCACCTTGACTTAACAGGACAACTTTGGATCCGTCCTGTAGTGTCGAGTTCAGCGCGACATCTACGCGCGTATAACCATTGTTCGCTGACACACCACACCCCAGCATCTGCCTGAAGCAGAGTTGGCGCGACCGCTCGGCGGCCGCGGCCCGGACCCGGCCCACCGCCGGACCGGCCCGGTAACTACCCCGGTCGACGCGCGAGAGGACGACTCTCGGCGCCGTCGGGGCCACCCCATGCCCTGCCGCGCTACCAGGCAGCAGGAAGGACCGACCGTGACGGCCCGCCGAACGGTCGAGAGCGTCGAGGACGCCCGGAGCACCGGAAACCCCGGGAACCCCGTGGACGCCGCGGATGCCAGGAGCAGCGCGGACGCCGCGAACCACGCGGACACCGCCGGCCACGCGGAGGCCACGGGCGCCGCGGACCACGCCGATGCCACGGGCCGCGCCGACGCCGCGCCGGCCCGGGTCGGCTACGGGACCCTGCTGCGCACCCCCGGGGCCTGGACGTTCCTGACCCCCGCGCTGCTCGCCCGGCTGCCCTACGCGATGCTCAGCATGGGGATCCTGCTGCTGGTCAAGGACACCCACGGCTCGTACGGCACCGCCAGCACGGTCGCGGCCGTCGCCGCCGTCGCCCAGGCGCTGATCGGCCCGCAGACCGGGCGGCTCGCGGACCGTTACGGCCAGGCCGCCGTGCTCGTCCCGACCGTCCTGGTGCACGCGGCCTCGGTCGGCGCACTGATCGCGCTCGCCCTC comes from Streptomyces sp. TLI_053 and encodes:
- a CDS encoding MogA/MoaB family molybdenum cofactor biosynthesis protein is translated as MRALAVTVSNRASAGVYADRGGPLLVEGLRAMGFTVDGPRVVPDGEPVEAVLREAVAAGYDVVLTTGGTGISPNDLTPEMTARVLDREIPGIPEAIRAYGRDTVPTAALSRGLAGLAGRTLVVNLPGSTGGVRDGLAVLAPLLAHAVDQLGGGDHPRPDTAASGSAH
- a CDS encoding potassium/proton antiporter, which encodes MNVDHLNQLLLEFSVILLIAVVAVRVSTKSGLPSLLIYLGIGVALGQNGLGVSFDNAELTQVLGYAALVVILAEGGLKTNWREARPVMGAATVLATVGVGISVFVTAAGAHWLVGLDWRTSLLLGAIVSSTDAAAVFSVLRTVPLPRRLTGLLEAESGFNDAPVVILVVAFAAVGDTEPWYVLIGTILAELAIGLAVGLAVGKLGAFGLKHVALPSSGLYPIAVLALAVLGYAGGALLHGSGFLAVYVTAVILGNSKLPHGPAVRGFADGLAWIGQIGMFVLLGLLCTPESMGSAVVPALVIGAVLVFLARPLSVVLTLTPFRLPLREQALLSWAGLRGAVPIVLATIPMVSGAPMAQDVFNIVFILVVVFTLLQGPTLPWVAKGLRIGEGSMGQDLGIESAPLEKLHGHLLSVALAPDSRMSGVEIGELRLPTGAAVTLVVREGSSFVPDKATVLRGGDELLVVTTDEVGEAAERRLRAVDKGGKLADWLHGRRT
- a CDS encoding GGDEF domain-containing protein — encoded protein: MSTPLLVQALAVLSAPALAGAAVLGVRLRRGAARAARRETGLRERVAELEERNAELERTASCDPVTGVWNYRHLQLTLDREIDRARRAEQHEPQDGPRPLAVLLLEINGFDAVVAEHGRTRAGTVLRDLAQRLGMEIRRSDTLGRYSGEEFLVVLPDTGAEGAAQVADRLVWSVRRHLLLDWSSGERADRRPHGNGLTAAIGLAVLPEDGTHAAVLLRSADRALAAARAAGGDCWRPAAPVALSGNVPVTGAAVVSPQPDGVFAAERDR
- the galU gene encoding UTP--glucose-1-phosphate uridylyltransferase GalU encodes the protein MTTTNSRIPVTKAVVPAAGLGTRFLPATKATPKEMLPVVDKPAIQYVVEEAASAGLSDILMVTGRNKRALEDHFDRAYELEELLARKGDQDRLRRVRESVELANMHYVRQGDPKGLGHAVSVAEQHVAGQPFAVLLGDDLIDPRDPLLSRMIEVQQELGGSVVALMEVDASQIHLYGCAAVKPSTFGEDVFQVTDLVEKPETAEAPSNYAVIGRYVLDPSVFDVLRDTPPGRGGEIQLTDALRELTTRPSDTGGQVHGVLFKGRRYDTGDRSDYLRAIVRLASEREDLGPEFRTWLREFVASELQD
- a CDS encoding GNAT family protein; its protein translation is MELHEGDVVLRPIRARDQREWQEVSRRNRDWLRRWEATVPPGPAGLAAGPRPTFRQMVRYLRAEASAGRMLPFVVLYRGRLVGQLTVGGITWGSMCSANVGYWIDEAVAGRGIMPTAVALSVDHCFRTLGLHRIEVCIRPENGPSRRVVEKLGFRSEGMRPRYLHIDGDWRDHLVFALAAEEVPEGMLERWRSLSSGRRPHN
- the moaC gene encoding cyclic pyranopterin monophosphate synthase MoaC → MTASPPGDRLTHVDEQGAARMVDVSAKDVTARTAVAAGRVRVSPRVVELLRGEGVPKGDALAVARIAGIMGAKRTPELIPLCHPIALSGVKVELTVADDAVEITATVRTTDRTGVEMEALTAVAVAGLTVIDMVKAVDKGAAVESVRVLSKTGGKSGDWTAPEGEE
- the glp gene encoding gephyrin-like molybdotransferase Glp; this encodes MTGSTESGTTPAACCDDSADPAPAARPGARPDGPWTVDEHLADVLAAVGPLPAIELQLLDAQGCRLAEDVVAEGDLPPFDNSSMDGYALRTPDTVGAGTAYPSVLTVVGDIAAGAGELPAVGPGQAARIMTGAPVPPGAGAVAPVEWTDGGTGSGRPADAMAAAVEGEEVRVLRPVAEGAHIRRRGSDVAAGSRVLTAGTRLGPAQLGLLAAIGRATVTVRPRPRVVVLSTGSELVQPGEPVGPGQISESNSFTLTAAARDAGAIAYRVGGVPDDAARLRAVLEDQLGRADLIVTSGGVSVGAYDVVKEVFAEYGGVDFRRLRMQPGKPQGFGRIGPGPGVPLLALPGNPVSAYISFELFVRPAIRAMLGAEDIHRPVVRAHCPVALRSPAGRRQFLRGRYSAADGLVEPVGGAESHLVGALARADCLITVPEDVTELPAGSEVDVVLLGG
- a CDS encoding 5-formyltetrahydrofolate cyclo-ligase, which produces MHNEKGALRTRLLSERREIPAEERERAAEALAGHAGALAAAAVPAGEAATAGAAGATTGAAATVAAYVSVGTEPGTRPLLDALRARGLRVLLPVLLADNDLDWAEYTGPAALAPAGRGLLEPVGGRLGPEAVTGAGLVLLPGLAVDRRGLRLGRGGGSYDRVLARLERSGARPVLAVLLYEHELLERVPAEPHDRPVDLALTPSGAHRLG
- a CDS encoding penicillin acylase family protein, which encodes MPRSKKFRRARLIVIVLVVLLVAGAGYGGYRGVAAVRASFPEVDGSVKVAGMSAPVDVKRDANGIPQLYADTSEDLFRAQGYVQAQDRFWEMDVRRHITAGRLSEMFGDSQVDTDSMIRTMGWRQVAQKEFDTLLGADTKKNLQAYAEGVNSWLAEHPGGSAASVEYGVLGVVNGDYKPEQWTPVDSVAWLKAMAWDLSGNLQEEIDRSLLAQDFSPEKIAELYPDYPYARNGTIVKTGTVNGTSYKPADGSAPAAQGTAAGTAQGAAASSALLKGVTDRIDALPELLGRNGQGIGSNSWVVAGSHTTTGKPLLANDPHLGPGLPSVWYQMGLHCRAVSPTCQYDVSGFTFAGMPGVVIGHNKDIAWGFTNLGADVTDLFLEKVTGPETYLVDGKEKKFELRKETIKVAGGEDRTITVRTTETGAPLISDPSTEQQNVGKYAPNGASAPDRGTGGYGVALQWTALIPGRTMDAVFALDRAKNWDDFQKAAADFTVPSQNLVYADAKNIGYQAPGYIPVRGKGDGRYPAPGWDSAYQWKKDPVPFSAMPWSLNPSSGYIVTANQAVVDPGYKPALTTDWEYGTRAKEITDQLEARLKNNGKISPDDMQDMQLDNTSILAKTLVPMLLKVEIDDPYVREAQDLLKDWNFHQDADSAAAAYYNGVWRQLLTLAFGQKFPADLRAEENCLLVRQQIDPTRPDSKSKIVTECGTRDPAKAQPDGGDRWNEVVRQQLEKPDSGWWTYIDSQHKEQKGLDNLLREAMTNARQELTSLLTKDITTWSWGRLHKLELRERTMGSDSSSIGSGVVHQLLNRGPYRLSGGSAAVDAAGWNAAAGYQVDWIPSMRMVVDLNDLDASRWIIVGGASGHAFHENYNDQTDLWLKGKLLSWSFSPDAVERATKHKLTLTAG